Proteins encoded in a region of the Nicotiana tomentosiformis chromosome 9, ASM39032v3, whole genome shotgun sequence genome:
- the LOC138899285 gene encoding uncharacterized protein: MQVQPGTSAKVSVANRERVYSKGTCPAVSFCIDNQNFEADFFVIPLDGFDIVLWVTWLQTLGPILWDFVTLEMSFTSSRKQVVFRGQQTCLKLQLQLLHDLDEHHSKLEQVLAEFADLFQEPTGLPPMRNCDYRICLLPGSKSVVVRPYQYPHLQKDEIEKSVRIC; the protein is encoded by the coding sequence ATGCAAGTACAGCCTGGGACAAGTGCCAAGGTATCAGTGGCTAATAGAGAAAGAGTTTACAGCAAAGGAACTTGCCCAGCAGTATCCTTCTGTATTGATAACCAAAACTTTGAAGCTGACTTCTTTGTTATTCCGTTAGATGGCTTTGACATTGTTTTATGGGTGACTTGGTTACAAACATTGGGCCCCATTCTTTGGGACTTCGTCACACTTGAAATGAGTTTTACTTCAAGTAGGAAACAAGTCGTCTTTAGAGGGCAGCAAACCTGTTTGAAATTGCAGCTTCAATTATTGCATGATTTAGATGAGCACCACAGCAAACTGGAGCAGGTTTTGGCCGAATTTGCTGACTTATTTCAAGAGCCTACTGGGCTGCCTCCGATGCGAAATTGTGATTATCGCATTTGCTTATTGCCTGGTTCCAAATCAGTGGTAGTTCGACCATACCAGTATCCTCATTTGCAGAAAGATGAGATAGAAAAAAGTGTGCGGATATGTTAA